In the genome of Mucisphaera calidilacus, one region contains:
- a CDS encoding flagellar hook-length control protein FliK translates to MNTARLNRGLRSAVQQKGGVVTLRLTPPELGTVRIQMQLTGTRVNATLHAETSAGHQALSSDLARLRTGLEAQGLSVDRLSVQPMTQNTASSQTDDNLNRDARDPPAATTAGTPAATQRTVRQHPALQQPRERTGTGSLTHSHRRTPCPQQASAAPPPQQQPAPAASAR, encoded by the coding sequence ATCAACACCGCCCGCCTCAACCGCGGCCTCCGCTCCGCCGTCCAGCAGAAGGGCGGCGTCGTCACCCTCCGCCTCACACCGCCCGAGCTCGGCACCGTGCGCATCCAGATGCAGCTCACCGGCACACGCGTCAACGCCACACTCCACGCCGAGACCAGCGCAGGACACCAGGCGCTCTCCAGCGACCTCGCACGCCTCCGCACCGGACTCGAGGCGCAGGGCCTCAGCGTCGACCGGCTCTCGGTCCAGCCCATGACCCAGAACACCGCCTCGTCACAGACCGACGACAACCTCAACCGCGACGCCCGCGACCCCCCAGCAGCAACAACAGCAGGGACGCCAGCGGCCACGCAACGAACAGTTCGACAACACCCAGCTCTTCAACAACCTCGTGAGCGAACAGGAACAGGCAGCCTGACGCACAGCCACAGGAGGACGCCATGTCCGCAGCAAGCATCGGCGGCACCGCCGCCGCAACAGCAACCAGCTCCAGCCGCTTCGGCGAGATGA
- a CDS encoding MotE family protein, with amino-acid sequence MHRLERLQQETKALQGQIARLKSLLTREQEKLIAERAAFEQYKQDQMAGTAQEGFDQAVAMVEALQPKQVKSVIEQMNRDGRVSEMVDILATMQPRKAGSVLREFKTPADVPLLTDLLTRLRDRGVDPSTLAAGIPQPDAPL; translated from the coding sequence ATGCACCGCCTCGAACGGCTCCAGCAGGAAACCAAGGCCCTCCAGGGACAGATCGCACGCCTCAAGTCCCTGCTCACACGCGAGCAGGAAAAACTCATCGCCGAACGCGCTGCCTTCGAGCAGTACAAACAGGACCAGATGGCCGGCACCGCCCAGGAAGGCTTCGATCAGGCCGTCGCCATGGTCGAGGCCCTCCAGCCAAAACAGGTCAAGTCCGTCATCGAGCAGATGAACCGCGACGGCCGCGTCAGCGAGATGGTCGACATCCTCGCCACCATGCAGCCGCGCAAGGCCGGCAGCGTCCTCCGCGAGTTCAAGACACCCGCCGACGTGCCCCTCCTCACCGACCTGCTCACACGCCTCCGCGACCGAGGCGTCGACCCGTCCACCCTCGCCGCCGGGATCCCGCAGCCCGACGCGCCCCTCTAA